The following DNA comes from Athene noctua chromosome 1, bAthNoc1.hap1.1, whole genome shotgun sequence.
tgcgcATGCGCGGTGCCTCTGCGGCCGTGAGCTGACTCGGGCGAGGAGGCagcggggtgcgggcagggccgCCCCGAACCCAGCCGGGAGATGTCGGTGGAGCACGAGAACTCGGAGCCGATGGGCGATGACGGTGAGCGTCCGTTTCCCTCGTAGGGACCCAGCGGGGCTCCGACCGGGCGGGGGCTGAGAGACGCGAGGGCCATGAGAACGGGGGGGTGTTGGTGTGTAACTGGCGTGCTCATGCGCATTGGCACAGCGGGGGCTCGGTGTCCGCGGGTGTTTAGGTCTTTTGGAAATAGTATGACTGGTGTCTTTTTCTGTCGTTAGAGTCGGATGTCTTTGAAGTTACTCTCCCAATCACTATCTTGGTGGTGAGCGATGATGATTTTTCAGAAGATGACGCGGAGGAGCAGGCAGCGCCGGCTCCCGAGTTGGAGGAGGATGAGCAGGAGGCGAACTTAAACAGTGATATCTTTCTAAAAAGCAATGTGATGCCTTCAAATGATAGTAGCGGTTTCagcattttggaagaaaacaagactgGTCCAAATACGGATGATTGTATTAAAtactctgaagaaaaatgtgttgcTGAGAGTGTGTGTGACAGATCGGAATCATCTTTAAGTGACTGGTGTGATGCAGGCAAGGATAACTGCAGTCAAAAATATGTGTTGCTTACACCATCTTGCAAAACAGAGCTTACAGACATAAACAAAACCAGTGACAGAGAAGAATGTGAAGGTGGCTTTCagaagatttttcctttcctctcctctgctgacAGTGAGGGTAGAGAGGATGCCATCAAGACAAGCAGAGAGTTGACACTGGCAGTGACATCCAGCCGTAAAGAGGAACTTGCCAGTGTTGCTGGTGTTCTTTCTGGTGTCAGTCAAGAGGAACAACCAGAGGTCCATAAGGAGATGGAGACAGTGGAAGCAAAAGGTGACTTGTTAATAAAACTAGAGCAAAAGTTTGAGAAATCTGGTAAATCTGATGTTTTTGAAATACTTAGAAAAGTGTATGGGAAGAATGCCAAGCCTGTTTATTTTAGAGTAAGCACTTCAAAATAGTTTAATATCATATGCAGTGGAAGGAGAATATTGGCTAGAGTATGCTTAGTTCTTCCACAAACTCCTGTGAAAAATAGTGAAACTGCAATAAATTGGTACTGTTTCTTTCTGCTACAGCTTGTAAAAGGGTAGCCTTTCATTAAGGAGaaagatctgaaaataaaaacttagGTTAAAGGGTTTTTATAGGGAGGGAAAACCAACAGGCAGTAACTCATCAATATAAGCAGAGACTGGGAGGGGCATAGTTTAGGTTTAAACCAGCATTCCTTAGAGCAGATGTAAGTCCTTCGGGAAGAAAGGTGTTTAGAAGTACTAAGAATACTTTCCTGTCTAAGAAGACAGCAGAAGGAACATCGTACTTGTGAGAATGGAGCACTAGTAAAGTTTGACAGTACTTCTGTAGGAATTCTGGCATAAAGCTGTTACATTAAAAACTATAGAGGATGCAGTGTTTTCCTGTGAAATTCAGAGCTTTGAGTGAAAAGGGGATGTGGAAAGAAGGAGGCCTCTAACTAGGATTTCTTCtcttaaaacattattaaaaggTTGCAGGGGAAAACATGGAGAGAGACATTAGGAAAGAAGTGGTGATAGGAAAATACTAAGGAAGCAAAAAGAGTGAAGAGCAAGTAAGTTGTTAGACAGGTTCGGGGTTATTACTACCAGTGAATCATGAACATTGGGGATTATATGAAATGTCATGCATGTGACCTTTTATCTCCCTGTAGATCCTGATTCCtcaaagaatgaagaaaatgaagctaatagcagaaaaagaaaggcagtcaattttgaaaatgaaactcTGAGTTCTCTTTTTGAACATGACTTGAAAGAACAACCGACAGCTACCTGTAATACTTATGATCTGTCTTTTAATGGACGTTCTTCTGCTTCAGAAGAATTGCTAAAAGATGTAGGGAAACTGGAGATGAATGCTTCCTCTCCATCTGAATCAATTACTACTGAAGAGAATATTTATGAGCCATTAACACCATTTCCTAAAAAAAGGTATCAGCAACAAGAATTTGTTTCTTCTCATGCAAGTCCAAAAGAATTCCAAAGCCAGCAAGAAGGTTTACCATGGCTAAGTAATAATGTGACCATCAAACCTCTTCCTAAAGCATCTTGTTCTATAAATAAGCATGAAAGATGGAATTTCAAGTGCAAGTTTTGTAGTTCTGTATATAAATACAATGCACAGCTAAAGAAACATGTTTATTCAGCTCATAAAgataagaaaatacataaatgctgcttttgtagaagaacctttttcttttctgtcaacCTTAAGAATCACCTGCAGTTTCATAAGAAGATGGCGAGGTTGCACAAGGcaagaaaaaatagaataaatgcGAGAAAGGTCAGGCAGAGGagatctgaagaaagaaaatctgagaccaagaaaagacaaaataaatacgACAGATATTTCATCAAAATTGAAAGGGACTTTACACCTCTGAGTGTGCCAGTTAGTTTTTCCTGcaaaatttgtttgtttgcttcatcAAATCCTAAGATTTTTATTCATCACATGAAGAGACATAAAGTAAGACCACCTTACCAGTGTCCTCAGTGTGACTACTCCTGCAGTAGCTTATCCTATCTGTTAAATCACATGTACTGGCATGCTGGGTATAAACTGTACCAGTGCAGGTTTTGCACCTTTTTATCATCGTATTTTGCAAGCATGGTAAGGCACAGCTACATACACACAGGGGTTAAACCATATTCCTGTGAGTTCTGCCAGTCAGCATTCAGAAGCAGCACTGCGTTGGAGAGACACAGAAGATTACATGAAGGCAAAGAAACATGCTGTGGGCAGCAATGCAACTTCGTAAGTGGAAGAAAGACAACTCAAAGACCTGTAAAGAATTATAAATGTCATGAGTGTAATGTAGTGTTTTACACTAGAGGACAGCTCAGCTTTCATAAGAAATTTCATCAACAGTTTAAGGCTGCTGGTAATGGTTATATGAATCACAGCAATGAATgtcataaaagcaaaataagcGAAGTTGGCAGGGATTCCGAGGACCAtgtttctctgcctctttctggTAAAGAAAATTGTCTCCGTGGAGGAATGCTGGCTTCAGAGGTAAACTTTGAGCAGGCAGGTGATATGTGGGACGATAAAAAAATGTGCTCTGGAAACAAATTCCTTGAAACCAGCAAGAGCTTCTCTATTGTTGGGAATAGATCAGAAGTTCCTCTGAATTCATACAAAATGGACACTTGCAAAGAGGAACCCCTCTTCAACTGCAGGGCCTCTCATTCACGAGTTCGGGGTGATGATGCATATCATAAATTTGTGGAAAACGCAAGGGATACGTGGCCTTCCAATTTGTCTACATACAAAACGTACAAATGCCAATACTGCAATTATGCTACTTCTGTTCACAGCAACTTCCAGCTGCACCTAAAAATACATAGAGATGAAAGACCGTTGGTGTGTAAAGAATGCAATAAGCCATTTAATACGTCAAACCATTTGCAGAAACATAGCCTTATTCACATGGAGAATGAGTACAAGTGTGGCCACTGCCGGTGTGCAGATAGCCGTTTGGAGAATCTTGGATTACATCATGAAATGCATGTAGGCATGTGTCCAGGAAGAGATTTGGGTTCCTCAAAATATCCAGACAGTGTTAGTTCCTTGCATGGTTCAGAAGTCTATAGAGCACAGCCACGTGTCCGGAGGGGCACAGAAGGTGATTTGCTGGTGCGGAGTCGGCCACAATTCTATCAGTGTGTGGAGTGTGAGTACGCTACACACATTTTAAGTAACCTTAAACTACATATAAGAACTCACACCGGTGAGAAACCTTACAGCTGCAGCATTTGTCAGAAGAAATTTCGTACTTCCAGCCACCTGAAAAGACACCGAGTCACACATTTTAATATGCGGCATCTCAAGTGCAAGAACTGCAACTATTCAACAAACAAATGGCTGTCCTTGAAACAGCACCTGGCTTCACACTCCTTCGTGGGTGGCTCATCTGCTGGCTGTTTCTACGAACAAAAGCAGCTACCTGTCAAAACGTACAGGTGTGAAGAGTGTGGCTATTCCACAGCCCACAACAGCAACTTGAAGCCGCACCTGCGAATTCACACAGGGGAGAAGCCGTTCAAGTGTGGTCAGTGCACTGCTGCTTTCCGCACATCCAGCCACCTGAAGCGCCACTTAGTGACTCATTCAAGGTTGCACTGCAAAAAGTGTAGATTTTCTACTGTAGACAAACgtgcttttcaaaagcatgtaaaaacacacacaaagaagTACAAGTGTGGAAGGTGTAATGCGATGCTGCCTACCAAAAAGCTTCTGGAAAAGCATAGGCGGCAACATAAGCATGGAAAATAAGCTTGGGAATTGCAAACTTGGTtctggagaggttttttttttttttttttttctgaatttgtgtAGTGCTTTACATTCCCCTGCTGTCTCCAGAACAATGACTGGGAATTGATTCATCCCACATTTTGGTTTAGAGATAGAAACTCAGGGTACTGAGAAGCTTCACTTCTAGCACAGGCTGTGCTAAA
Coding sequences within:
- the LOC141955887 gene encoding uncharacterized protein LOC141955887 codes for the protein MSVEHENSEPMGDDESDVFEVTLPITILVVSDDDFSEDDAEEQAAPAPELEEDEQEANLNSDIFLKSNVMPSNDSSGFSILEENKTGPNTDDCIKYSEEKCVAESVCDRSESSLSDWCDAGKDNCSQKYVLLTPSCKTELTDINKTSDREECEGGFQKIFPFLSSADSEGREDAIKTSRELTLAVTSSRKEELASVAGVLSGVSQEEQPEVHKEMETVEAKDPDSSKNEENEANSRKRKAVNFENETLSSLFEHDLKEQPTATCNTYDLSFNGRSSASEELLKDVGKLEMNASSPSESITTEENIYEPLTPFPKKRYQQQEFVSSHASPKEFQSQQEGLPWLSNNVTIKPLPKASCSINKHERWNFKCKFCSSVYKYNAQLKKHVYSAHKDKKIHKCCFCRRTFFFSVNLKNHLQFHKKMARLHKARKNRINARKVRQRRSEERKSETKKRQNKYDRYFIKIERDFTPLSVPVSFSCKICLFASSNPKIFIHHMKRHKVRPPYQCPQCDYSCSSLSYLLNHMYWHAGYKLYQCRFCTFLSSYFASMVRHSYIHTGVKPYSCEFCQSAFRSSTALERHRRLHEGKETCCGQQCNFVSGRKTTQRPVKNYKCHECNVVFYTRGQLSFHKKFHQQFKAAGNGYMNHSNECHKSKISEVGRDSEDHVSLPLSGKENCLRGGMLASEVNFEQAGDMWDDKKMCSGNKFLETSKSFSIVGNRSEVPLNSYKMDTCKEEPLFNCRASHSRVRGDDAYHKFVENARDTWPSNLSTYKTYKCQYCNYATSVHSNFQLHLKIHRDERPLVCKECNKPFNTSNHLQKHSLIHMENEYKCGHCRCADSRLENLGLHHEMHVGMCPGRDLGSSKYPDSVSSLHGSEVYRAQPRVRRGTEGDLLVRSRPQFYQCVECEYATHILSNLKLHIRTHTGEKPYSCSICQKKFRTSSHLKRHRVTHFNMRHLKCKNCNYSTNKWLSLKQHLASHSFVGGSSAGCFYEQKQLPVKTYRCEECGYSTAHNSNLKPHLRIHTGEKPFKCGQCTAAFRTSSHLKRHLVTHSRLHCKKCRFSTVDKRAFQKHVKTHTKKYKCGRCNAMLPTKKLLEKHRRQHKHGK